Proteins encoded within one genomic window of Candidatus Scalindua japonica:
- a CDS encoding energy-coupling factor ABC transporter ATP-binding protein produces the protein MTIKIKVEELTHKYPDGTQALNGADLDVREGEFLAILGANGSGKTTLLKHLNGLLKPVSGSVVLDNKALNVFTPGDVFRKVGMVFQDPNDQLIAPTVEEDVAFGPTNLGLSYDEIMSRVNTALDLVKMKEFAKKAIHALSYGQSKRICIAGILAMEPEIIILDEPTSGLDPDGVKTVMKILNDLNKKQGITIILATNSVDLVPVHMDRVAIMDKGIVVQEGTPERIFTGSEKLNSLKLELPQIAQLMEVLRDKERLPIDLLPLTIGQARQELVHLFNNENNVRHASSIL, from the coding sequence ATGACGATTAAGATAAAGGTCGAAGAGTTAACTCATAAATACCCTGATGGCACGCAAGCACTCAATGGTGCGGACCTTGATGTTCGGGAAGGTGAATTCCTTGCTATTCTCGGTGCAAACGGTTCTGGGAAGACAACACTGCTCAAACATCTGAATGGTCTTTTAAAGCCTGTTTCCGGTTCAGTAGTTTTAGATAATAAAGCATTGAATGTGTTTACGCCAGGTGATGTTTTCAGGAAGGTTGGAATGGTTTTTCAAGATCCTAATGATCAGCTCATTGCACCTACGGTTGAGGAGGATGTCGCTTTTGGCCCTACTAATCTAGGCCTTAGCTATGATGAAATTATGAGTAGGGTTAATACTGCTCTCGATCTGGTTAAAATGAAAGAGTTTGCCAAAAAGGCAATCCATGCACTCAGTTATGGTCAGAGCAAACGAATATGCATTGCCGGCATCCTCGCCATGGAACCGGAAATAATCATATTAGATGAACCAACCAGTGGACTTGACCCTGATGGTGTAAAGACCGTAATGAAAATACTGAACGATCTGAATAAAAAACAGGGTATTACCATAATACTTGCTACAAACTCTGTTGACCTTGTGCCTGTCCACATGGACAGGGTTGCTATTATGGATAAAGGTATCGTTGTGCAGGAAGGTACTCCGGAAAGAATTTTTACCGGCTCAGAAAAACTTAACAGCCTTAAGCTGGAGCTGCCGCAGATAGCACAATTAATGGAAGTATTGCGTGACAAAGAAAGACTACCAATAGATTTACTCCCTTTGACAATCGGTCAAGCCAGGCAGGAACTTGTACATCTATTCAACAATGAAAACAATGTCCGGCATGCCAGTTCAATTTTGTAG
- a CDS encoding energy-coupling factor ABC transporter permease, whose protein sequence is MKKILLGISVTFAILLLPHVAHAMHITEGILPPKWVIFWFILVIPFIVIGTLRLKKKKKEVPGFLPLVGLVGAAVFVFSCFPIPVVGLNGMATAHPAGTGMSAILLGPFVSVVIAGIALFIQALFLAHGGLTTLGVNIFSMGVLGSFSGYFAFRLAQRMGFKLFWCGFLAGVISDICTYIGTSIGLGLLVFKEGETFSVAIMHSAKAMLEIFVVFMATSQGPLCIAEGIVVGFALTYVYKVRPSILYNLKVVKAQ, encoded by the coding sequence ATGAAGAAAATATTATTAGGCATATCTGTTACCTTTGCTATTTTATTGTTACCCCATGTCGCGCATGCAATGCATATTACTGAAGGGATATTGCCTCCAAAATGGGTTATATTCTGGTTTATTTTAGTGATACCGTTCATTGTCATTGGTACGCTCAGACTGAAGAAAAAGAAAAAAGAAGTACCGGGTTTCCTGCCATTAGTGGGATTAGTTGGGGCCGCCGTATTCGTTTTTTCATGTTTTCCAATTCCGGTGGTAGGTTTGAACGGGATGGCAACTGCACATCCGGCGGGAACGGGAATGAGTGCGATCTTATTAGGGCCTTTTGTGAGCGTTGTTATCGCAGGCATTGCTCTTTTCATACAGGCGCTTTTTCTAGCGCATGGAGGACTTACGACTCTGGGCGTTAATATCTTTTCAATGGGTGTACTCGGTTCATTTTCAGGGTATTTTGCATTCAGACTGGCGCAGAGGATGGGGTTCAAGCTGTTCTGGTGTGGTTTTCTGGCCGGAGTAATTTCTGATATATGTACTTATATAGGGACTTCTATAGGATTAGGACTCCTGGTATTTAAAGAGGGGGAGACATTTTCTGTTGCTATAATGCACAGCGCGAAGGCAATGCTGGAGATTTTCGTTGTGTTTATGGCTACTTCTCAGGGACCATTGTGTATCGCTGAAGGTATTGTGGTTGGATTTGCTCTAACCTATGTATATAAAGTTCGTCCAAGTATTTTATACAACCTGAAGGTTGTTAAAGCACAATAA
- the cbiD gene encoding cobalt-precorrin-5B (C(1))-methyltransferase CbiD gives MTLPARNKKGHRTGFTTGACAAASAKAAARYLVTGKKLSKIKTTLPNRKTVTFPLKRCEISEGVAITSIIKDAGDDPDCTHGAEITTTVSLTEEEGITLINGEGVGKVTKPGLGLDIGGPSITPIPRKNISEMVLEELPVKQYKGAQVIISVPDGVKRAKKTISERLGIINGISILGTTGIVKPYSTAAYKASVVQEINVAYA, from the coding sequence ATGACACTGCCGGCACGGAATAAGAAGGGGCATAGAACCGGATTTACCACAGGAGCCTGTGCCGCTGCGAGTGCCAAGGCAGCAGCGCGCTATCTGGTAACAGGAAAGAAATTATCGAAAATAAAAACTACATTGCCAAATCGAAAAACGGTTACATTTCCTTTAAAACGCTGTGAAATAAGCGAGGGTGTAGCTATCACCAGTATTATTAAAGATGCCGGGGATGATCCGGATTGCACGCATGGTGCTGAAATTACGACAACTGTTAGTTTAACAGAAGAAGAGGGTATTACTTTAATCAATGGAGAGGGTGTGGGTAAGGTTACGAAGCCGGGACTAGGCCTGGACATCGGCGGCCCTTCAATTACACCCATACCGCGTAAAAATATCTCAGAGATGGTATTAGAAGAACTTCCTGTTAAACAATACAAAGGAGCCCAGGTCATTATCAGTGTTCCCGATGGTGTAAAGCGCGCTAAGAAAACGATTAGCGAACGATTGGGAATTATTAATGGAATATCCATACTGGGAACAACCGGAATTGTAAAACCATATTCTACCGCTGCCTACAAGGCCAGTGTTGTTCAGGAAATTAATGTAGCATACGCAC
- a CDS encoding cobyrinate a,c-diamide synthase, with product MSIPRIMISGTHSGVGKTSVTLAIMAGLTRAGLRVGAYKVGPDYIDPSYHTVATNRASHNLDEWMMGKDACQWLFEKTSQDCDIAVIEGVMGLFDGVSPTTDEGSSSALAKLLKTPVILVVDAGKMARSAAAMIKGYQTLDADIHICGVILNKVAGENHLKLLTEAVEAYNHIPVLGTLFKNEDIMIPERHLGLKTASENEELHDCLTRLEECCQKIDLEQIMIHAKRAQKDSLSVKPFNIIPEATLPQEPIRIAYAYDRAFQFYYQANLDFLKNCGAELIAFSPLEDTTLPENIHGFYFCGGFPEVYAKEIKENQDMHALIKQAIKDGIPTYAECGGLIYLAESVKSLDGKVFPMLGIIPGQIEMTKKLVNFGYCENEMLDDCFLGRKGEQFRGHEFHYSQWNGEGVAAIHRSIKKRKGQERDEGYCLNNVLASYVHCHFLSYPQRARHFLAQAQNFHQLQQRKDQVYA from the coding sequence ATGAGTATACCGAGAATCATGATTAGCGGAACACACAGCGGCGTCGGAAAAACATCAGTTACACTGGCTATTATGGCTGGATTAACCAGGGCCGGCTTACGTGTCGGGGCTTATAAAGTAGGCCCTGATTATATTGATCCTAGTTATCACACAGTTGCAACAAACCGGGCATCGCATAACCTGGATGAATGGATGATGGGTAAAGATGCATGTCAGTGGTTATTTGAAAAGACATCCCAGGATTGTGACATTGCCGTTATTGAGGGTGTCATGGGTCTCTTTGACGGTGTTTCACCAACGACCGACGAAGGCAGCAGCTCTGCCCTCGCCAAATTACTTAAGACTCCTGTTATTCTAGTCGTAGATGCTGGTAAAATGGCACGCTCAGCAGCTGCCATGATCAAAGGCTATCAAACACTGGATGCGGACATTCATATATGTGGCGTGATCCTCAATAAAGTGGCCGGGGAGAATCACCTGAAATTATTAACCGAAGCTGTTGAAGCATATAATCACATTCCGGTATTGGGTACTCTCTTCAAAAATGAAGACATTATGATCCCGGAACGTCATCTTGGCTTAAAAACTGCCTCTGAAAATGAAGAGCTGCATGATTGTCTGACAAGGCTGGAAGAGTGCTGTCAAAAAATTGATCTGGAGCAAATTATGATCCATGCGAAGAGAGCGCAAAAAGATTCATTATCCGTTAAACCATTCAATATTATCCCTGAAGCAACATTACCCCAGGAACCCATTCGTATCGCCTATGCTTATGACCGTGCATTTCAATTTTATTATCAGGCAAATCTGGATTTTTTAAAAAACTGTGGTGCCGAACTCATTGCTTTTAGTCCGCTTGAGGATACGACATTACCGGAAAATATACATGGGTTTTATTTTTGTGGTGGTTTTCCGGAGGTTTATGCTAAAGAAATTAAAGAAAACCAGGACATGCATGCTTTAATTAAACAGGCCATTAAAGATGGCATTCCCACGTATGCCGAATGCGGAGGGCTTATTTACCTGGCTGAATCCGTAAAATCTTTAGACGGCAAAGTCTTTCCCATGCTGGGGATAATTCCCGGACAAATTGAAATGACCAAAAAACTTGTGAATTTTGGGTATTGTGAAAATGAAATGCTTGACGATTGTTTCCTGGGTCGTAAGGGAGAACAATTTCGCGGACATGAATTCCACTACTCCCAATGGAACGGAGAAGGAGTTGCTGCCATCCACCGATCAATCAAAAAAAGAAAGGGACAAGAGCGAGACGAAGGATATTGTTTAAATAATGTCCTGGCCAGCTATGTGCATTGCCATTTTCTCTCATATCCGCAAAGAGCAAGGCATTTTCTTGCGCAAGCACAAAACTTTCACCAATTACAACAGCGAAAGGACCAGGTTTATGCCTAA
- the cbiQ gene encoding cobalt ECF transporter T component CbiQ produces MEILKHVVMDHFAQRSNWLTNIEVRVKLFYIGIGLILNTLSHDITVPLVFFVTSLILLMTIKVSFLTLGLRMMMPFCFGIFILIIMGLHQGETVMFSGTLFGYELAFKKEGLQIGLLLFTKVAGGVMLMLLLSFTTTITKICMAARWMKIPETLIEVLSFVYRYLFLLIEETETMMSSQRSRLGYVTWFKTVKSFGSLGGMLIIRSITRAENAHIAMVSRGYDGGRVLTVQLTPIAGKDYTMLLSCGILLALLSYFGFFW; encoded by the coding sequence ATGGAAATATTAAAGCATGTTGTCATGGATCATTTCGCTCAAAGGAGCAATTGGCTTACCAATATAGAGGTAAGGGTGAAACTGTTTTATATCGGTATAGGTTTGATCCTTAATACATTATCTCACGACATAACGGTTCCATTAGTGTTCTTTGTTACATCTTTAATATTGTTAATGACCATAAAGGTATCATTTTTGACTTTAGGTCTCCGAATGATGATGCCGTTCTGTTTCGGGATATTTATCCTGATTATCATGGGCTTGCATCAGGGTGAGACCGTAATGTTTTCCGGTACACTTTTCGGTTATGAACTTGCTTTCAAAAAAGAGGGATTACAGATTGGCCTCTTGTTATTCACAAAGGTGGCAGGGGGGGTAATGCTCATGCTTTTATTATCATTCACCACAACAATTACAAAAATATGTATGGCTGCTCGCTGGATGAAGATACCGGAAACCCTGATTGAAGTTTTGTCATTTGTATATAGATACCTTTTCTTACTGATTGAAGAGACGGAGACAATGATGTCTTCGCAAAGAAGCAGACTGGGCTATGTTACATGGTTTAAGACAGTAAAATCATTTGGAAGCCTTGGAGGCATGCTGATTATCAGGTCAATTACAAGAGCTGAAAATGCCCATATCGCAATGGTCTCCAGGGGTTATGATGGAGGGAGGGTGCTGACAGTCCAACTTACTCCAATAGCAGGAAAAGATTATACTATGCTTTTATCATGTGGAATTTTACTGGCACTTTTATCCTATTTTGGGTTTTTCTGGTAG
- a CDS encoding sirohydrochlorin chelatase codes for MPKNIVIVVGHGSRVQKSNDAFEHFVEQFARQVPDFDFRTAFVELAKPGLKDALHDALACAEEVSVLPLFLLTAEHIKHDIADVVNEIRDTFRDKKIYLSQAMGVDQKMVDLVNKRITQACAANAIETSDAAVLMIGRGSSDPDATSDFCKLVRLVTEKADYKRVDHGFIAMAKPTVEETLNYLIKEGHRTILLEPYLIFNGLLYQRLSALVDRYAQNIPELTIKLATTLGEDPLFFDLFEHRLREKSYDTAGTE; via the coding sequence ATGCCTAAAAACATTGTTATCGTTGTAGGACACGGCAGCCGTGTTCAGAAATCCAATGATGCATTTGAACATTTTGTCGAACAATTTGCCAGGCAGGTTCCCGATTTTGATTTTAGAACTGCTTTCGTTGAGTTGGCAAAACCAGGTTTGAAGGACGCACTCCATGATGCATTGGCTTGTGCCGAAGAGGTTTCGGTTCTGCCGTTATTCTTATTAACAGCAGAACATATCAAGCATGATATTGCGGATGTTGTCAATGAGATCAGGGACACTTTTAGAGACAAAAAAATTTATTTATCACAAGCCATGGGTGTGGATCAGAAAATGGTGGACTTAGTGAACAAGAGAATTACCCAGGCATGTGCCGCAAATGCGATCGAGACATCAGATGCTGCGGTTTTGATGATAGGCCGTGGATCCAGTGATCCGGATGCGACCAGTGATTTTTGTAAATTGGTACGACTGGTTACAGAAAAGGCAGATTACAAGCGAGTAGATCACGGTTTTATTGCCATGGCAAAACCGACAGTTGAAGAAACACTTAATTACCTTATAAAAGAAGGTCACAGGACTATTTTATTGGAACCTTATTTGATTTTTAACGGATTATTGTACCAACGGCTTAGTGCTCTCGTCGATCGTTATGCACAAAATATCCCTGAACTAACCATTAAACTGGCAACTACACTGGGAGAAGACCCTTTATTCTTTGATCTTTTTGAACATCGCTTGAGAGAAAAATCATATGACACTGCCGGCACGGAATAA
- a CDS encoding IS110 family transposase — protein sequence MKKAKYYGSIDVDDSSFNVALIKTVGEELLHFKCSSNVGAMIKKIKQKNIHLKDIQLCYEATYLGYTLYRELKGKGIRCEVIAPSLIPKAPGNKVKTDRLDCIKLAKYYLKGMLTPVHIPDEEDETVRDLIRSRKLLVDQVKKIKTHIISLCKRMGLDYRKQRGISNAAYWTQIHYKWLEKEINQLPKDSPLRLNLSSLLSTCHNIETFISTYDEQISVIAERPKYKDKVKALNCFRGLKTLSSLTLTTELGDIRRFPHPSKVTAYSGLSIREYSSGGKELRFGITKQGNRILRTVVIEACQFSFKPPKVSNILKERRIGADPEYINIADRCMHRLSKKSIRMFMNKKHRNKIKVACAREMLCFVWEALHKAA from the coding sequence ATGAAGAAAGCAAAATATTATGGTTCAATAGATGTTGATGATAGTAGCTTTAACGTAGCTCTAATAAAAACTGTAGGTGAAGAGCTTCTCCATTTTAAATGTAGTTCTAATGTAGGTGCAATGATAAAAAAGATAAAGCAAAAAAATATTCATTTAAAAGATATCCAATTGTGCTATGAAGCGACTTATCTTGGGTATACTTTATACCGAGAGCTAAAGGGTAAAGGTATAAGATGTGAAGTTATAGCCCCTTCTTTAATCCCCAAAGCCCCAGGTAATAAGGTAAAAACAGACCGCCTGGATTGTATCAAATTAGCCAAATATTATTTAAAAGGGATGTTGACTCCTGTCCATATTCCTGACGAGGAAGATGAGACAGTTCGTGATTTAATCCGATCAAGAAAACTGTTAGTTGATCAAGTAAAAAAAATAAAAACACATATCATCAGCCTCTGTAAAAGAATGGGCCTTGACTATCGAAAACAGAGAGGAATCTCCAACGCTGCTTACTGGACCCAAATTCATTATAAGTGGTTAGAAAAAGAAATTAACCAACTTCCTAAGGATTCCCCCTTACGACTTAACCTTTCCAGCTTACTGAGTACTTGTCATAATATAGAGACCTTTATTTCCACTTATGACGAACAAATAAGCGTAATCGCTGAACGTCCTAAGTATAAAGACAAAGTAAAGGCATTGAATTGCTTTCGGGGTCTAAAGACCCTCTCCTCCCTGACTCTCACGACTGAACTGGGAGATATAAGGCGTTTTCCTCACCCTTCAAAGGTAACGGCCTATTCAGGGCTTTCCATCAGAGAATACAGCTCAGGAGGAAAAGAACTCCGCTTTGGAATTACAAAGCAGGGAAACCGTATTCTTAGAACTGTTGTAATTGAAGCATGCCAGTTTTCTTTCAAGCCTCCTAAAGTCAGTAATATTCTTAAAGAAAGAAGAATAGGAGCTGATCCTGAATATATTAATATTGCCGATCGTTGCATGCATCGGCTTAGTAAAAAATCTATTAGAATGTTTATGAATAAAAAACATAGAAATAAAATAAAGGTCGCCTGTGCTAGAGAAATGCTCTGCTTTGTCTGGGAAGCATTGCATAAGGCAGCTTGA